A window of the Motilibacter rhizosphaerae genome harbors these coding sequences:
- a CDS encoding glycerol-3-phosphate dehydrogenase/oxidase encodes MASRPLGPQYRQDATSTLRSTELDVLVVGGGVTGAGVALDAVTRGLRVGLVEARDFAAGTSSRSSKLIHGGLRYLEQKDFTLVHEALRERSLMLRSLAPHLVRPVPFLLPLQHRVWERGYIGAGVTLYDVMAGLGGSRVVPHHKQLTRRGALKLAPGLRPDALVGAIQYYDAQVDDARHTLTIARTAAEYGATLLTSARVTGYLRDRNRVVGATVKDLESGEEFAVRAKRVIAATGVWSNEVQELAGAHRSFSVKASKGVHILVRRDRIDLHSGMILRTEKSVLFVIPWGSHWIIGTTDTPYDLDKAHPAASSADIDYILDHVNAVLRSPLSREDIVGTYAGLRPLLSGDADDTAKLSREHTVAEPAPGLVIVAGGKYTTYRVMAKDAVDFATRNFRHPVPASVTETLPILGAVGYQALRNQREQLATRYGIPVERVDHLLSRYGSGIPELMDLIGGDPSLGQPLSGAPDYLRVEIAYAASHEAALHLEDVLTRRTRISVEEPDRGVAVAEEVAAILAEVLGWDAATVRREVDHYRARVEAELAASSEPDEAVAQQIRLAAGDILDRYGSAAQDAEPAKASESPAAPGVAPPAKVG; translated from the coding sequence GTGGCATCCCGCCCGCTCGGCCCGCAGTACCGCCAGGACGCGACCAGCACCCTGCGCTCCACCGAGCTCGACGTCCTCGTCGTCGGAGGCGGGGTGACCGGTGCCGGCGTCGCCCTCGACGCGGTGACGCGCGGCCTGCGGGTCGGGCTCGTGGAGGCTCGCGACTTCGCCGCCGGCACGTCGAGCCGCTCGAGCAAGCTCATCCACGGCGGCCTGCGCTACCTCGAGCAGAAGGACTTCACCCTCGTGCACGAGGCGCTGCGCGAGCGCTCGCTCATGCTGCGCTCGCTGGCCCCCCACCTCGTGCGCCCGGTGCCGTTCCTCCTGCCGCTGCAGCACCGCGTGTGGGAGCGCGGCTACATCGGCGCCGGCGTCACGCTGTACGACGTCATGGCCGGACTCGGCGGCTCGCGCGTCGTGCCGCACCACAAGCAGCTCACCCGCCGCGGCGCGCTGAAGCTCGCGCCCGGACTGCGCCCCGACGCGCTCGTCGGCGCCATCCAGTACTACGACGCGCAGGTCGACGACGCGCGCCACACGCTGACGATCGCGCGCACCGCGGCGGAGTACGGCGCCACCCTGCTCACCAGCGCCCGCGTCACCGGCTACCTGCGCGACCGCAACCGCGTGGTCGGCGCGACGGTCAAGGACCTCGAGTCCGGCGAGGAGTTCGCGGTCCGCGCCAAGCGGGTCATCGCCGCGACCGGCGTGTGGTCCAACGAGGTGCAGGAGCTCGCCGGCGCCCACCGCTCCTTCTCGGTCAAGGCGTCGAAGGGCGTGCACATCCTCGTCCGGCGCGACCGCATCGACCTGCACAGCGGGATGATCCTGCGCACCGAGAAGTCCGTGCTGTTCGTCATCCCGTGGGGCTCGCACTGGATCATCGGGACCACGGACACGCCGTACGACCTCGACAAGGCGCACCCGGCGGCGAGCTCGGCGGACATCGACTACATCCTCGACCACGTCAACGCCGTGCTCCGCTCCCCGCTCTCCCGCGAGGACATCGTCGGGACGTACGCCGGGCTGCGCCCGCTGCTCTCCGGCGACGCGGACGACACCGCGAAGCTGTCCCGCGAGCACACGGTCGCGGAGCCCGCGCCGGGCCTCGTCATCGTCGCGGGTGGGAAGTACACGACCTACCGCGTCATGGCGAAGGACGCCGTGGACTTCGCGACACGCAACTTCCGCCACCCGGTGCCCGCCTCGGTGACCGAGACGCTGCCGATCCTCGGTGCGGTGGGCTACCAGGCGCTGCGCAACCAGCGCGAGCAGCTCGCCACGCGCTACGGCATCCCGGTGGAGCGCGTCGACCACCTGCTCTCCCGCTACGGCAGCGGCATCCCCGAGCTCATGGACCTCATCGGCGGCGACCCGTCGCTGGGCCAGCCGCTGTCCGGCGCGCCGGACTACCTGCGGGTGGAGATCGCCTACGCTGCCAGCCACGAGGCCGCGCTGCACCTCGAGGACGTGCTCACCCGGCGCACCCGCATCTCGGTCGAGGAGCCGGACCGCGGCGTCGCCGTGGCGGAGGAGGTCGCCGCGATCCTCGCCGAGGTGCTCGGCTGGGACGCCGCGACCGTGCGCCGGGAGGTCGACCACTACCGCGCCCGCGTCGAGGCCGAGCTCGCGGCGTCGAGCGAGCCGGACGAGGCCGTCGCCCAGCAGATCCGGCTCGCCGCGGGGGACATCCTCGACCGCTACGGCAGCGCCGCGCAGGACGCCGAGCCGGCCAAGGCCTCGGAGAGCCCGGCGGCGCCCGGGGTCGCCCCGCCCGCGAAGGTCGGCTGA
- the pknB gene encoding Stk1 family PASTA domain-containing Ser/Thr kinase translates to MTAEPLLLGGRYEIREVLGRGGMAEVHRALDVRLGRVVAVKMLRADLARDPEFQDRFKREAQSAASLNHPTIVAVYDTGEDWVGGARVPFIVMELVEGSTLRDLLASGRRPLPERSLEIVSGILTALDYSHRHGIVHRDIKPGNVMLTPRGEVKVMDFGIARTIAEATAAVTQGSAVVGTAQYLSPEQARAEQVDARTDLYSTGCVLFELLTGRPPFVGESSVSIAYQHVSEPPPAPSSLDPSLGASVDAVVLRALAKERTDRYPTAAAMKADVDRVRGGGAVPMPLLPRPEVTSATQAIPPVRRAQPPTVVRREQVPVAPVAYEQGPRRGRGGAYALLALALVAVLVVGVVVARQYLSDRKVQVPSVSGMTVDLATTKLQGAGLKVASPPQKRASKDVSEGLVISTDPDGEVPKGSVVAIIVSSGPDKVPVPSVQGSTYADAVDQLKSAGLLASRKEVDSTNGEDAGTVLDTDPKVGTSVLPGSTVVLSVANGRVPIPDVKGKQLADAKLILANSAGQFRTSTASVKVDSQDQDGVVLSQAPDAGSTAPKGARIILRYGRYTAPPPPSTPAASTPGDGGASQPAQPPQPGQPGASGGPDQ, encoded by the coding sequence GTGACCGCAGAGCCGCTGCTGCTCGGGGGGCGCTACGAGATCCGCGAGGTCCTCGGCCGGGGGGGCATGGCCGAGGTCCACCGCGCTCTCGACGTGCGCCTCGGCCGGGTCGTGGCGGTCAAGATGCTGCGCGCCGACCTCGCCCGGGACCCGGAGTTCCAGGACCGCTTCAAGCGCGAGGCGCAGTCCGCCGCCTCGCTCAACCACCCGACGATCGTCGCCGTCTACGACACGGGCGAGGACTGGGTGGGGGGCGCGCGGGTGCCGTTCATCGTCATGGAGCTGGTCGAGGGGTCCACGCTGCGCGACCTGCTCGCGTCCGGCCGCCGGCCGCTGCCCGAGCGCTCGCTCGAGATCGTCTCCGGCATCCTCACCGCGCTGGACTACAGCCACCGGCACGGCATCGTCCACCGCGACATCAAGCCGGGCAACGTCATGCTGACCCCGCGCGGCGAGGTCAAGGTCATGGACTTCGGCATCGCGCGCACGATCGCCGAGGCGACCGCGGCCGTGACGCAGGGCTCCGCGGTCGTCGGCACCGCGCAGTACCTCTCCCCGGAGCAGGCCCGCGCCGAGCAGGTCGACGCCCGCACCGACCTCTACTCCACCGGCTGCGTGCTGTTCGAGCTGCTCACCGGCCGCCCGCCGTTCGTCGGGGAGTCGTCGGTCTCGATCGCGTACCAGCACGTCTCCGAACCGCCGCCCGCGCCCTCGTCGCTCGACCCGTCGCTCGGCGCGTCGGTCGACGCGGTCGTGCTGCGGGCGCTGGCGAAGGAGCGCACGGACCGCTACCCGACCGCGGCGGCGATGAAGGCCGACGTCGACCGCGTACGCGGTGGCGGGGCCGTCCCGATGCCCCTGCTCCCGCGCCCCGAGGTCACGTCCGCGACGCAGGCGATCCCCCCGGTGCGCCGCGCGCAGCCGCCGACCGTGGTGCGCCGCGAGCAGGTGCCGGTCGCGCCCGTGGCCTACGAGCAGGGCCCGCGGCGCGGGCGGGGCGGCGCGTACGCCCTGCTGGCGCTCGCGCTCGTCGCGGTCCTCGTCGTGGGGGTCGTCGTCGCGCGGCAGTACCTCAGCGACCGCAAGGTCCAGGTGCCCTCCGTCTCCGGCATGACCGTCGACCTCGCGACGACCAAGCTGCAGGGGGCCGGTCTGAAGGTGGCCTCCCCGCCGCAGAAGCGCGCGAGCAAGGACGTGTCCGAGGGGCTCGTCATCTCCACCGACCCGGACGGCGAGGTGCCCAAGGGCTCGGTGGTGGCGATCATCGTCTCCTCCGGGCCGGACAAGGTCCCGGTGCCGAGCGTGCAGGGCTCCACCTACGCCGACGCGGTCGACCAGCTGAAGAGCGCGGGGCTGCTCGCCAGCCGCAAGGAGGTCGACTCGACCAACGGCGAGGACGCCGGGACCGTGCTCGACACCGACCCCAAGGTCGGGACGTCCGTGCTGCCGGGCTCGACGGTCGTGCTCTCGGTGGCCAACGGCCGCGTCCCCATCCCCGATGTCAAGGGCAAGCAGCTCGCCGACGCCAAGCTCATCCTGGCCAACAGCGCCGGGCAGTTCCGCACCTCGACCGCCTCGGTGAAGGTGGACTCGCAGGACCAGGACGGCGTCGTGCTCAGCCAGGCCCCCGACGCGGGGTCGACGGCGCCGAAGGGCGCGCGGATCATCCTGCGCTACGGCCGCTACACCGCACCCCCGCCGCCCAGCACGCCCGCCGCGTCCACCCCGGGTGACGGCGGGGCCTCGCAGCCGGCCCAGCCGCCCCAGCCGGGGCAGCCGGGCGCGTCCGGGGGCCCCGACCAGTAG
- a CDS encoding serine/threonine-protein kinase, whose amino-acid sequence MQAGDVLGERYRLVDLLARGGMGEVWRAVDERLGREVAVKVLHAAYAGDSAFHDRFRAEARNTAAFTHPGVAQVYDFGGSDASPWLVMELVPGQPLSALLDRGPIGVPATLDVLAQTARALQAAHAAGVVHRDVKPGNLLLTPDGVVKVTDFGIARAADALPLTATGTVMGSAPYLSPEQAHGRTATAASDVYALGVLAYECLAGHRPFIGETAVDVAAAHAADPPPPLPLTVPQPLKDLVLAMLAKDPADRPDDRAVAERAEALRGSTPGLAAGFPVEGATEVVLPLSDPAPTRSQPVRAATPAPQDALRPFTPPRRRRRLGPALLVAVVVLALAAAGAYALGSTLTGGSGSAVPHSSSRASRSASASASASTSASASATPSSTPEDSGAASQPAAGGALDPQTLVGQPDSAAFPALKAAGYSYKRLHKALDDAHPACSVASVEVTGRQAKVTVWWPAGGGATCAKL is encoded by the coding sequence ATGCAGGCAGGGGACGTCCTCGGCGAGCGCTACCGGCTGGTCGACCTGCTCGCCCGCGGCGGGATGGGCGAGGTCTGGCGCGCGGTCGACGAGCGGCTGGGCCGCGAGGTCGCGGTCAAGGTGCTGCACGCCGCGTACGCCGGGGACAGCGCGTTCCACGACCGGTTCCGCGCGGAGGCCCGCAACACCGCTGCCTTCACGCACCCCGGCGTGGCCCAGGTCTACGACTTCGGCGGCTCCGACGCCTCCCCCTGGCTCGTCATGGAGCTCGTGCCCGGACAGCCGCTCTCCGCGCTGCTCGACCGGGGCCCGATCGGCGTGCCCGCGACCCTCGACGTGCTGGCGCAGACCGCCCGCGCGCTGCAGGCCGCGCACGCGGCCGGTGTCGTGCACCGCGACGTGAAGCCGGGCAACCTGCTGCTCACGCCCGACGGCGTCGTCAAGGTGACCGACTTCGGCATCGCCCGCGCCGCCGACGCCCTGCCGCTCACGGCGACCGGGACCGTCATGGGCAGCGCGCCGTACCTCTCCCCGGAGCAGGCGCACGGCCGGACCGCGACGGCGGCGAGCGACGTCTACGCCCTCGGGGTCCTGGCCTACGAGTGCCTGGCCGGCCACCGCCCCTTCATCGGCGAGACCGCGGTCGACGTGGCGGCAGCGCACGCCGCCGACCCGCCGCCGCCGCTGCCGCTGACCGTGCCGCAGCCGCTCAAGGACCTCGTGCTCGCCATGCTCGCGAAGGACCCGGCCGACCGGCCCGACGACCGGGCGGTGGCCGAGCGGGCCGAGGCGCTGCGCGGCTCGACCCCGGGGCTCGCGGCCGGCTTCCCCGTCGAGGGGGCCACCGAGGTGGTCCTGCCGCTCAGCGACCCCGCCCCCACCCGCAGCCAGCCCGTACGCGCCGCCACCCCCGCGCCGCAGGACGCGCTGCGTCCGTTCACCCCGCCGCGGCGCCGGCGCCGCCTCGGTCCCGCGCTGCTCGTCGCCGTCGTCGTGCTCGCGCTCGCCGCCGCCGGGGCGTACGCGCTGGGCTCGACGCTGACCGGCGGCTCGGGCTCGGCCGTGCCGCACTCCTCCTCCCGGGCGAGCAGGTCGGCGAGCGCCTCGGCGAGCGCGTCCACCTCGGCCTCCGCGTCCGCGACGCCCAGCAGCACTCCCGAGGACTCGGGCGCCGCGAGCCAGCCGGCGGCGGGCGGCGCGCTCGACCCGCAGACCCTCGTGGGCCAGCCCGACAGCGCGGCGTTCCCCGCGCTCAAGGCTGCCGGCTACAGCTACAAGCGGCTCCACAAGGCGCTCGACGACGCCCACCCCGCCTGCTCGGTGGCCTCGGTCGAGGTGACCGGGCGGCAGGCCAAGGTCACCGTCTGGTGGCCCGCGGGCGGGGGTGCGACGTGCGCGAAGCTCTAG
- a CDS encoding peptidoglycan D,D-transpeptidase FtsI family protein, giving the protein MNRQLRRMSAALMALFALLLLNATYLQAVDAGSLNSHAGNKRVLLLEYSKERGSILVGRQQVARSVKTTDALTYLRSYPTKGLFASVTGYSSLFSRTGIEKYANSFLSGDDDRLRIRRPIDLVTGQRIEGATVQLTLDAAAQQAASRGLAKAGGKGAVVALDPRTGAVLALQSYPVYDPNLLASHDAGTVLKNYDALVKDPDQPLLDRATSEDFPPGSTFKLVTAAAALSSGKYTRTGKVDGPATLDLPQTTKDLPNENGRPCGDGHPTLQTALDLSCNTVFGAVGLALGAHALQDQADKFGFDDPDLSIPLPVAQSVFPDAPNAPQTAQSAIGQFDVRATPLQMAVVAATIANGGKRMKPYLVDRVTAPDLTVLDKTQPEEVEQAVTPQVARELTTMMVDVVQHGTGTNAQIPGVQVAAKTGTAQAGEGDRPHAWFVAFAPATDPKVAVAVLVQNGGTAQEISGNQVAGPIAKSVIQAVLGGGQ; this is encoded by the coding sequence GATGGCGCTGTTCGCGCTGCTGCTGCTCAACGCGACCTACCTGCAGGCCGTCGACGCCGGCTCCCTCAACTCCCACGCCGGCAACAAGCGCGTGCTCCTGCTCGAGTACTCGAAGGAGCGCGGGTCGATCCTCGTCGGGCGCCAGCAGGTCGCGCGCAGCGTCAAGACCACCGACGCGCTGACCTACCTGCGCAGCTACCCCACCAAGGGGCTGTTCGCCTCCGTCACGGGCTACTCCTCGCTGTTCTCGCGCACCGGCATCGAGAAGTACGCCAACTCCTTCCTCTCCGGCGACGACGACCGGCTGCGCATCCGCCGTCCGATCGACCTCGTCACCGGCCAGCGCATCGAGGGCGCCACGGTCCAGCTCACGCTCGACGCCGCGGCCCAGCAGGCGGCGAGCCGCGGGCTGGCGAAGGCCGGCGGCAAGGGCGCGGTCGTCGCGCTCGACCCGCGCACCGGCGCGGTCCTCGCGCTGCAGAGCTACCCGGTCTACGACCCCAACCTGCTCGCGAGCCACGACGCAGGGACCGTGCTCAAGAACTACGACGCGCTGGTCAAGGACCCCGACCAGCCGCTGCTCGACCGCGCGACCAGCGAGGACTTCCCGCCCGGGTCGACCTTCAAGCTGGTGACGGCCGCGGCGGCGCTCTCCTCCGGGAAGTACACCCGCACGGGCAAGGTCGACGGCCCGGCGACCCTCGACCTCCCGCAGACCACCAAGGACCTCCCCAACGAGAACGGCCGGCCCTGCGGTGACGGGCACCCGACGCTGCAGACGGCGCTGGACCTCTCCTGCAACACGGTCTTCGGCGCCGTCGGGCTCGCGCTCGGGGCCCACGCGCTGCAGGACCAGGCGGACAAGTTCGGCTTCGACGACCCCGACCTCAGCATCCCGCTCCCGGTGGCGCAGAGCGTCTTCCCCGACGCGCCGAACGCGCCGCAGACCGCGCAGAGTGCGATCGGCCAGTTCGACGTGCGCGCCACCCCGCTGCAGATGGCCGTCGTCGCCGCGACGATCGCCAACGGCGGGAAGCGGATGAAGCCGTACCTCGTCGACCGGGTGACCGCTCCCGACCTGACGGTGCTGGACAAGACCCAGCCGGAGGAGGTCGAGCAGGCCGTGACGCCGCAGGTCGCCCGCGAGCTGACCACGATGATGGTCGACGTCGTCCAGCACGGCACCGGCACCAACGCGCAGATCCCTGGCGTCCAGGTCGCCGCGAAGACCGGTACGGCGCAGGCCGGCGAGGGCGACCGGCCGCACGCCTGGTTCGTCGCCTTCGCGCCCGCCACCGACCCCAAGGTGGCGGTGGCGGTGCTCGTGCAGAACGGCGGCACCGCGCAGGAGATCAGCGGCAACCAGGTCGCCGGGCCGATCGCGAAGTCCGTGATCCAGGCCGTGCTGGGTGGAGGGCAGTGA